A stretch of DNA from Besnoitia besnoiti strain Bb-Ger1 chromosome II, whole genome shotgun sequence:
CAGCAAACTACGCCAGAAATTGGGATCACTGGACAGTTCAGTGCCAGAGCATGCTGCTCCCCACTGGTGTATAGCTTTGACGCAGCATAGTTTTCCCTCGTCACTGCTGTCCGCCAGCTCGCGGCGCAAACGCTTCTGAACCATCATGGCAGCATCCCAATGAATGCACTTCTGCCTTCCATTCCCAAGTAAACGGGGGCAGGCGAAACGCAAATGCCTCCATCCGGATAGACCTCGCTGCAAGGAGTTGCAGCCGCCTGTGGTGGCTCCAGAATGCACGCGAACCACGTATCTGTTACCTGCGCAAAGTTTTGCTGTAATATTGTTcgacagagagggagggtCGACCTCCACTGCTTGCTTGGATATGGCACGGCATTAGTGCGCATTTTCTGCTAAATCACCGTACACTTCTGTTACCACAGAATAGCTATTCTCACAGTGATTTGGCTGCGCCGGACACTCGAACGGGGGACACGAGCCAAGTAGAGAAGAGTTTGCTGGTTTCTaggggagagaagacggccTCTACACATTCATCTGGCAATACAGTGATGCGCAACTGTACGCGTTCCCTCTCACTTGCTTTTTTGGCTTTGCATGGCTTGAACAATGGGTCGTACCCCATGTGCGAAATCGAGTAGCCTCCGTGTGTCTGCTCTGCTCTAGGACAACCCTCGCATGGCTTCGGTTACCTTTGGTGTCTACCGGTCTCCAATGTATTGTCCAATTCAAATCTGTGTTGCATGACGTAGTTTGCCTTATGGTGACTTGGTGATGGCGACCTCCAAATGCCGCACATTTTCCCCTGCGTAGGATCGAAGCCTCTTGTCCGCTACCCGTATACGGTGTGAGAGTGATGCGGCTTTCCGTTGCGTAACCGCAGCTTCTTGCCACGATGTTTTCGGCGCTTTCTGACTGGCAGCCGGCAGGGCGGATTGCCATTAATTTGCTTTCCGGGACAAGGGAGCGGCTTCCCTGGAGACGATGTGCGTAGTTCGAGGCATGGCAGAGAGGCTCACACAGACAAATCTGTGTGTGGGGCGAGTCGCCACccctctgcagccccgcCCCTTCCGTCACAGCAGCTGAGTGATGCCGAAATTGGAATGCCAGGTGGGCTCTTGCAAGCCAGCGCCCTGCCACCTGCAAGGTGAAAGTTCTTAAAATTGCAGTCTACTCTTAATCGTCCGTCTCTGAAGAGCCGGTcaagcgaggcgccgaggcggaggaggtgTCACGTCTCCCTCTACTATGCCCAACATCTCGCGAGAGAGCGTAGCCACTGCGTATGAAAAGTAGTGAAGCccggcgcttcgccctctgATTTGGAGGCTTCCTTTTCCATGAGCCGAAACACTCCCGGATTCGTCTTGACGCCCCGTGTGCCTCAGTTCAGATTAAAACTTCTTTGCGCGTGGCACACAAGAGCACGCTCACTAGCTGATCGGATACTGCCGTGGAAGAACGCCTTTCTCGAACGACAAAAAGCCACATGTCTGGCTGGAAACTTCGCACGGTTGATGCGTCAGGCTGTTTTTTTTCCTACGCTGCTGTAAACTGGCTTAATGCTGCGTACTCCTAAGCAGGCTATCGGATCCCAGGAGATAGCCCCGCTCGTGCCTCATAGCTAATCGGTGCTCAAGACTTTCTGATTCTTCGTATTCATCATGGGGCCATGGACAGCAGAAGGTAGACCTCAGCTGAGGTGGAGCGTCCTCACCTTCCTGCTAATTTTGACACGTCTGAGGATTGCTCCTTGTTTTTCTTACCAGCCCTCTTCAAACGGCAATATATGGAAGCGGTACGCGCTTCAAGCTAAAGCGGTGTCTGATTTCGGATCTGTTACAGTGTCTCGATGGTGTCACACCTGCCGGGGCAAAGGCTCTGGATGTGCCTCAGAATGCTGGAAGTATTGCGGGTTCGACTGTAGAGGCCTCAAAGCAGGCATGACCGAGGAACTCTTGTGTGACTTTTGTTGGGATCGAtggggcgagcggcgcttcCTGAAGGAGTGCCACCCCTGCAGTAACTTCCACCGTCCGAACAAACAGAGTTTCCCAGCGAGCAATGAAGGCCATGCGTAACAGCCGCATCATACGATATTGATTTGAGTGACACTATAAATGTGCGCACCCGACAGTCCTCAGTATCCGTTCAAGACCTCTCACCACCCCTCAGTGTGCGTCTGCTACTGAACCACGCTCTTCCCGTCATTACCAGTGCCTCCAGCTGAGTTCAACCGCCAGCTGCAGATTCACCTAAGAGGACCAAATCAAAGGTTGCAGCTGGCTATCTCCTGCGCCAAAAGTGCTTCTAACACGCTATAATCCGCGCAAGTGCTACACACATGACACTGTCGCGCCGTACCCATAGCGAGCGCGGTTGCTGGCTTCTAACAATGCCGTACTTCGACATTGTGGGCGTGATAATCAGAAATCGTATTGAaaccgcgaggcgagggggcttcttcttcaccgTAGAAGCGAGAATATCTGCCAACTGCCATACCAGGGCTACGCACCTCTGAGTGATGCCTCCCCCTGACAATCAGGGGCACGTTCTCGTATTCCACACGGCCACAGCTACACTGCGGTCCCTACTAGTACTAAGAATCCAATCTCCTGTAGGTGTCATCACTGCCTACGTCGAACCGCACGCAACTCGACACATAccgagctgctgctccacATGTGGCCACGAGCGCAGGCGTTCCAGTCTCTCGGCGCAGGAGGATACCGCAGTATGAGCCACGCGAACAGTCTTCACTGTCTCACAGTGCTGGAGGGCACTGACACGCTTCCGGGTCTCTATCGGGACTGAGATGTCTACTTCTGTTGCATGCGGCACGTCCCCTGCTTATCCCAAACATTGAGCAGCTTCTTTTCGATGGTGCCAACGGCAGCACATATGGACGAACTGCAGCGAACGCAACCCGAACTGCATTATCCACTAAGCGAGCAGCCAGCTcgcgtcgcagcggcgctctgAGCTTCACTGTggaaaggcgacgccgagacacTAACATCGTCGAGCGCCGACTCCACTGACACGCAGGACTTCGAggtgcggctgcgcccgccgcgaagTCTTGGTTGCCCTCATGCTAGCAAGATTTCCACAGGAGTATCTCTGAGTTGGGCAAACTCAAGAACTCTCGCAATAACACACTCTTGAGATTTAGCGTAACGACAGGGCGAGCTCCCTCTCTCGGTGAAGGAGGCTCGCGGGCCCCGTGGATGTGTCTAAACACGCGCAACGGAGTTTGCAGGGATGGATTTCCTCCTTACGACAGCAGATCTAGAGATGTGAACGCGCCGAGTGCCGGCAGCTACAACTGCGTAATCGATACACTCACTTTTCCGATATCTGTCCCTCTGGACATCCAAGGAGACAGCATTTATGCTCGTGAGACTCTGGCTTCGAGACAAACGCGCTGAAACGATCCAAAACATGTGGAACTTGCGGCAGTGTCAAGCAACAAGTCTATCCAGCTCCATTTGACAACTGTGAATTTGTTGAAGGGCCCACTACCCACGCCGGAGACAACGTGAATGCTGCTCGTTCGTGTCGCGAGAGGAGGGGTGCCTTGAAAGTAACCTGTGGCAGACAGCGTCAGGACAAGGCCGATAATCCTGCACTAGCCAACAAGAGGGGAAAACGAATTTCAGAGTTATCTCTGCCGGTCCTTCACCTGGGGAGGTTTCGGGAACACATACGTAACGCTTGATATACGACGGCAACATCTACTGAGTCACGGATTCGTTGACAAAGATGCCTGTCTCGCTGTTTTTGAACGTTTGCTCTCGGGGACAGAGTCACTTTTTCTCGTGGCCCTGCATGTGGCGAGTCCTTCGCGCAAGGCAAGAGCCCGAGATACACCCCTCTACAAATATATTCCGCTCTTTTTTTATCTGCGAATTGCGTCGGTTTttccgcagcttcgcgtCCACTGTTGGCGCCCAACACCTCCATAGTCTCGTGTTGTCTTGCCTGCCAAAAGAATTCCGCTCTCACCCCCGCACAGAAAGAGGACATTCCGGGGACGGTCCCAGAAATCGCTTGTCACATCCGCGTCCAAGCGGGCCGACCGTGTTTctcttgttttttcttcgttctTGTCCCCCGTTTCGTTTACGGTGCCAGGCTTTCTCTGAACAGCCGACCTCCACTCTCTCGCTGTTCTCGCCGACGTACCGACTTTTCGGCCGTCCACACGGCATGCTTGCCTGTTTCAGCCCCGAAAGTTAGTGGTACAGCGGGACTCTTTTTCCCCCATTATCCAGGCTCAACAGTAGCTTTATTGCCAAGCTCAAACGCTCTTCTCCGTTTCTCTCGTTTATTTTCGGGGACCCGTCGCCATGGACGCTCTGATGCCGCCGGCTGAATCCCCGGACCCGGGGCTGCCCGCCACGCACAAGCGGGAAGACGGCGCAGATGTTGCAGgagacgcgtcgccttccgagTCTTACGAACACGGTAGCGAACGGGAGAGTTCCGCGGCTGAATCTTCAGCTATGTCTGCAGGCAACTCGAGTggctcttccgccgcgtctgccctGAACTCTGCCGCAGATGGCAAAAGCGGTCCGGCTTCTTGCCGCGAACccgagggcgccgctgctgccccgAAACAGTACGACCAGAAGGAAAAGGGAGTGCATGATGAGACAGAGGGAGATGAACCGTGGCTAGTTCTATCGGGAGGAAACGAGGAGCGACGACCGCTCGATATAGTCAATAAGTTGGTCATGGCTCCTTCCGGCTTGCTGGGTGTACCTACACCGGAGGGACGGGAGGGGGAGCAAGGGACAGGTGGAGCAGCTTCTTCAAAGCTCCAGGCGCCACAGAATGGGCCGCTTGTAGTAGCTGAAACGGAGATGCCGAAACTGCAAATTCCGCGCTACGGCCACGTCGCATGTGTCACCTCGGGTACGGAGTTCTTTTGACATCTGCGAGTTTCTCTCGGCAGGCGTCACTGTGGCTTCACCATTCCCTGATGTGAAACTCTTTTGCCGAAGCGCCTTCGTAGCAACTCGGCCCTATATTTTCCGCGTGCTCACATGCATTCTCTGCGGCCAACGCCGCACATCCACGCGGTTATTAGTCTCACATACGGGACATTCgttcttctgcagcttctcgaTAGGACACGTTCCGGGCGATTATTCGCAGCGTGGTTTTCCCTGGATGCTTCACGGTTTCATGGCCTGCAGCTGGTGCCTGCCGtctgcgggcgaggaggcgcgcagaatTGAACCGACGTCGTCCCTCCAGGCGCACGGATTGCATAGCCCCCCAGAGCTTGCTGCCGAATTGTCTGCACTGTGAATTCGCAGAGCTTCTGCCGCTTGGTCGCGCAGAGATCTGGAAGGCCTGACGGGCCGCGCGCGGTTGACCTGCGCGTGTCTGGCTCCCCTTGGTTTCTGTCTGATTCCCGCTTCTCTTtgggaagtgtgtttcaaagaaaaggcaTGTTTCACCGGGAAGTCGGCGGTAAAATCTGTGACCGGTAGtcgcttttcttctgcgttttctgcagGACGCGACGTCCTCGtggtcggcggccgcgacggccagGCGATCCTGAACTCAGTGGAGCGGCTCGatgaaggcgaaggcagatGGGTTTCGCTGCCCGCTCTCCACTTTGCTCGCGCGCACCACGGTGGGAATAAGACGCATCACAATCATCTGCGTTGCGCCATCTTGCCCCTCCGTCCCGCCTTCCACCCCGCCTGCGTGCTGCCTCGCTGACTGCAtcttctttcgctttcttcggTTTGTCTGCGCATCCTGTGTCTGCGTTCTGCTCACGGCTCAGAGTGCGGCCCGACGTGAGTTCTcaggcgtcgctgtcggGCCTCACGCTTCGTCCCTCGATTCCTTTATTTGTATTTCCGTTCGGCTCGGATCTTCTGTGGCTGCCGCGTCTTCAGCGGGCTGCGCGAtctccggcggccgcgccgtggTGCTGGGCGGCGAGAACGACAAAGGCGTGTTGAAGTCCGTCGAGTTGTATCACCCCGTGAAGAGGAACTGGATCAACCTCGCGCCCATGCAGCACCAGCGTCACTCGTTCGGCGCGGTCGCTGTAGGCCCGAGTATCTTTGCGATTGGCGGCCGAGACGCCGCTGGCGAGCACGGCCGCGTTTTGAAAACCGTCGAGGGCCTCACGCTGCCGCCGATGCCTTCTCCCACGAGCGTCGGAAGCTCCAGCGCACCAACGTCATCGCCCGTCTCGCCCGTCGGGctgcgaagcgacgcgacgACCCACGCAGCCGCCAGTGGACATACGCCGCAGAAGGGAAGCGCGGAGCCGGCGGGCTCGGCGCTGAGTGCGCAGCAGACGTCGCGGCTGGGTTCctccggcgaagaaggcgggggcggcgggctgGGCGGAGttgctggcgctgcggaagGGTGGAAGACCTTGCCCGCCATGCGGCAGGGCCGCGCGAGCTTTGGCGTCGCGCAGTACAGAGGCATGATTTTTTGCGCAGGTGAGAAAGCGAAACACACCTGCGACGGGGgctcgaggcgggcggcgcgagaatGCTAGACACACTGGAAGCAGCTCTGCGTCGCAGAACGGCGAGAGTGAGAGAAAGAGCTTATTGCACATAAACAGCTTTCGCAGTCGGGGGGACGCCACTCCCGACAAAGGCTTCGAGCCTGGCGTCCTATATACCGGCCAGAGGATGGggggccggggggggggcggggggcagGGGAAGATTTTGGTCTCGGTTTTGGCGTTTTTTTTCGACGACATTTACTTGGTTTGTGTGGCGTTTGTGTACCGTGAATCTCTGCAGGAGGCACCAACGGCGTCAAGCCTCTCTCGTCCGTGGAAATGTTCAACAGCCTCACGAACGAGTGGACTGACCGTAAGgttcctctctgcgtgcgccccTGTTCAGAGAGAAGCTTCGTTTCCTCCGTaaacagaaaaaaggcaTGGAAAACACACGTCGCCCAGCTAGCCTGTGGATCGTTACTCTCGCACTGAGCGGCGGGCGATCCTGGCTCTGCGCTAGGGAGCGCGGACTCTCAACGCGAATGCGGCGACAGCGTCGCGCCCTGAAGGCCGACGGTGACTGCGGTTGTCTCGATTTCGTAGATTACCACGTCGTCTGAGTTCGCCGGAAACGAGCCGGTTCCCGTGGTGTCTGTGCGTAGACCACAGATGAGGAAAAGCGACTAGACCGGCAGATCTTCGAAATCCCTTACCCCCTTTTTCTCCCCTCCTcatgcctcctcctccggtACACACATGTGCATGCGGGCATGCGACTAAGTCTGTGTCTGGCTTTGGGTTTTTTAGCTAAGACGTTGGGGCGTGACTCTCACTTCGTAGTCTTGTGCATATTTTTGTTTTCCTGTGCTGTCTGTTCCAGTCCCGAGCCTAAACGAAGCGCGCATCGGCGCGACGTGCTTCATCTGGCTCCAGGGCTCCAGGCGTCGGCCGCACTTGTGTGTcgcgggcgggcggcagAGCAGTTTGCATCCGGTCTTCCAGTCTGCGGAGATCCTCGATCTGGAGCCCTTCCTcccctcttcgctctccacgGCGCAGGCAAAGGAAGCGTACCAGCAGCACACTGAAGAGAGCACCGGAGGGAGCGGCAGACCGAAGGCGGAGACCGAAAAAGCGGCCAAGGAACGCGACGAAAAAAGCAGCTGGACGCTGGTCAATCCCATGGGAGTGAAACTCTGCTGGCAGcacgctggcggcgtcgtcgcgcggcaCTGGAAGGTAGGTGAGGTGAATCTCCACCTCGCAGCGGGTGAGCGGGTGAGTTGAAGCGATTCTGACAGgaaacgcagaaggcgcgggaaCAGTCCGCCAAGGCGGGAACGCGCACAGAGGCATGAGCAGATACGTAGCAAAAGATTTTTGCTGCACATGAGCACGcgacagacgacgcgcgcccgTGCGAAAAGGAGCGTCACGTCGCAAGCGTGCGTGGATCTTACGTCCGGCGCGCAACTCTCTTCAAGGAACGCGCCTGCCTGTTTCCTCTGCAGGACGAGCTCCTGgagtctccgtcgccgcctctgttCGCCTTGGGGagagacgcggtcgcggcgcgcccacCGCCCCGTGCGCGGTCGTCGCTGGGTCAGCAGACAGGCAAGTGGAAAGGGCCTCGAGCCGCAGACGTTTTCTCAGATTGGTGTTGGATTCGAGGAAACTTTCAACTCTTGTCCGCTCGGGAACACCCCGtttctcccccctcccccccaccgcctcgccgcgcgcggcgaggagactgagGAGACGCGTGTCTGTAAATTCGAGCGTTTGGCATGCAGCGTCTGGCAGCGGTCGCCTGCACGGATCCGGCAGGCCGCTTTTTTTTAGAGCCACATGCCACTGAAAAATTTTATGTGAATACTTCTATGTCATTAGGGTACGAGTGAGTTAGAGGAATTAGCGATTCAACCGTGAGCCAGAGCGTGACTCTCCGTCGGCAGATGTGTTGGTATACAAATTTGGAATTTACACTATCTCTGAATTCTCGCGCGAACCGAGAGAGCTCTGTGGCCTGTTTTCATGGTCGCCGGTGCCCGCGGTTGTGCTTCGCGACAGGTCGTCGCAGTTTGCCGCACACGTTGTCGGGCGGTGCGGGGTCTTCcggccttctctcctcgtcttcggcgtctttctCGCTGACGCGCAGTTCAacgttttcctcttctccgccccttccgccgtctcgccAACCGGCGattccgcgcggcgtcgtcgcggcggccgccaagCGCTTCCAGTCGTTCACGTCTGGCGCGACCTCCTCCagctcctctttctccgccatgtctccttcgtctcctctggcgcgcgcgcgcacgtCGCCGCGTGagaaggcgcccgccgagAAACCCGAAACGAAGCGCGCGACGGATCCAGCCTCCatcgcagcgccgcgcgcggaatcgccggcggcctgtGGACTTCCTCcagcgcagagcgaggcgaaagcgcgcgGGACTCCCGCCGGGGGGGCTGCGAGGCACCGCggacaagaagaagagcctGAGACACCCGAGGATCGCAGCGGCCGGTCGCAGGCCCCCACGACGCGCATCCGCACGCTGCTTTCTGATGACTGCCTGGAGGCCAACCAAATGCACAGACAGGTGGGAAGAGCAGCGCAGCACAccgagacgcgcgcatgTGCTTCGCCGCTGATAGGGACGCATATGCGTGTAAATTGATGCGCGGGTTGATGGTAGCGCGGGGATTTGGGACGAGGGGTCACGGGTTAGCTGCGATGCCCGCTGCGATCTGTCTCAAGTTTACAGaaacgcgagacgcgcggatTGACTGTAGGCGCCCTTCCTGTCCCGCcttgttttctttttccgctTCCGGCGCACGGCGTagtctctctcgcagcgagacctcgtccgcgccgctgcgtctctcctgcGCTTCGGCTTTCGTTGGGAATACGTGTGTCGCCGTCTTTGACAGATGCCGGTGTTAGGCACCGCGCAGCCTGCTAGAAGAGTGCTTTAAATagacgcgcgggcgtcgcgttGCCTCTAATGAAAATGCCTCTACGCGGCGACCACTACTCGAGTAAAAACCCTTTTTAGTATCGAAATTGTAGAAATGTCCCCATAAAGTGTAGTTCTTCCCTAACTGGAAGTCCAATATGTCCTCACGCGGCGGACGTCGACGCACGCGTATCGCGatgcctctgcttcgcctgcaggATCTCCAGTCGGAAGGCGACGGACTCCTGGGCAAGGAGGTGCTCAGCAGAAACTTGGAGGAAGCAGATAAGGAACACGACTTTTCTGGCCGAAACGCCGAGACCCGAcaggcgcggacgctgcgcgcgagcagcggtagcagcgtcgccagcggcgccgcctcctccgcagagggcagccccgcgcccgccgccgaaaAAGGGCCCTCCAAGGTGAGAAAGAGAAACCAATATTATCCGAATTTCCATCTGCTGGACGCGTGTGCCGCACCATTCGTCCACTCCCgtacacaaatatatatatctatatatctgtattCAAATACGTCATATCTGCATGTGCATtcatatgtgtatatatatttggtAGTTGGGTGTGCGTGGATGTAtctgcatacatatatagtgttattatatatatacacgtgcATACAAAAGTTTTTTGACGTGTATGTTTttgacggcggcgcccctACACGGCGTGTCGCGGCCCGTGTGCGGTGCTGCGTGACGGCTAGAGGCTTCGGCGCTCAGAAAACGTTTTGAAAAAGAGCCTAGACGCCGGCGTGTTTGGATAAGCGTGGCCTGAGGTTTCGCCCACCccgtggctgctgcgccgcagagttTTTTTGACAATCGTTCTGGGAGGCGCACCTTTCCTTCGTTCGGGGCTtggcctcgagcgcgcgcagccatCAGAGGGGTCGGGAGCTCCCGCCCCCGGGCGACTTTGCCGTGGGGGAGATCCTGAGAGAGTTTTTGGTTGTCTAGGCGGCTTTTCGGGTGCTGCCTGCGCTCGATCTTCGGCTACGCCAAGAGCCGTTTCTTTTGGCTaggccgcgcctctcgcgcctcgctggacgcgcgcctcgcagttggttttcttttttttatCGCAGGTTCAGTTGCTGAGACAGAAAATCGAGTTGCAGACAGCGGAGCGCCACGCGGCGATCGCGAAACAAAAAAGCGCGAGTCGAACgactgcgggcgcgcgccagagTGAGGTCCTGTTCGACCCCTTGGAGTGGCTGGAGAGCTAGAGCCCAACGTCTTTTCAAGAGAAGCGCTTACTCGAACGATAAAAGGAACGCGAAATCTCGCGGTGCTGGCGAAAAGAAACCTCCAGGGCTGCGGAGAATCGCGGGGGAGGATAGGCGACCCGCAAAGACACCGCTCGAGTTAGAAGACAGCTCGCGAAACACAGCCGAGCCagggcagcagacgcgcgaggagtggagaggagaagagacgaaaCCGGGATCcgacacgcggaggcgggcggacAGCCGCGCGACTCGCTTCTTCCCTGTCTTTGTAACCCCAGGTGTCTCGGTGCACCAGTAcacatccatatatatatatatatatatatatatatatatatatatatatataagtcCATATATGTTTATCTATACGTATttataaaaatatatatgtatgtatatatatgtgtgtggaTGGGCTTGTGGCGGCGCGGGTGCTGAGGCGGTTGTTTCTCTGGTTTTTTCACGGGTTCCCCGGCGTGGAAGTCTTTGCATTTTACCTCTCCCGGGACGTGTCTTCCTTTCCTTCCTTTTTTGTGTCTCCTTTTTGGcgggcctcggcgcgccgacgtgttgtcgctcgccgtcgccccttcCCGCTCTCTTCCCTCGTGTCTCTACGCGTGCGTGGCTCTACATCGCGCTGTCTATATTCGTGTAGAGGCGTATTTTTATCTGGTTTCCGTTGTGCCTTTTCGTTGTTGGGTTGCTGTAGTTgcctgggcgccgcgcacgcctgGCGTTGTCCGTCTTCCTGTcgtgtcttctctccctctcgcgtttTGTCTGGCAGGCGACACTCTCTCTAGCCTCTGGTAGCAGTTCAGTTTTTCTGCTCTTTGACAGCGTACGCGGCATCGCTCAGACTTGCCTCGTTCCTTTACGAAAAGGTATCCACTGCGAGGCTGCTCCTCTCCCgccccgcgaccgccgcatCCTTGTTTTTATCTGTTAGATGCACACGGCTGCCTGCTACCTAGCCTTTCGTCGCTCGGCGCACAGACATATGAGGCAcgacagctgccgctgcttaGAAGGCGCACTCCCGAACCGAACCTGAAACGCCGACAGTTTGTGGGCTTCTCGGGGCCCTGGCCGCCAGCCTTTCACAAGCTGCTGCACGCTCACCGTCGCAGGACAGCGGATGTCTGCCGACCGCGCGAGTCTAGCTACGGTGCGTTAACTGCGGGGAGAAGAGTTGGGCTAGCAGCAGTGAACTGCGATCAAACACCCGCGACCtccagagagaagagaactCTGAGCCACGCGACCCTCCGACACGCCGCTGAACCTACGCTGCACACAGGGCTGAGGCGGACATGCCCCCAGCTTACAGAAACGATCCAAAAGTATGTACAAATAGATGTATttataaatatgtatataggtGAATTTGTGTCCCCTGCGTAGTGTATCGCGCTGGATTGACTTGTTGCATCG
This window harbors:
- a CDS encoding kelch repeat-containing protein (encoded by transcript BESB_038020), whose product is MDALMPPAESPDPGLPATHKREDGADVAGDASPSESYEHGSERESSAAESSAMSAGNSSGSSAASALNSAADGKSGPASCREPEGAAAAPKQYDQKEKGVHDETEGDEPWLVLSGGNEERRPLDIVNKLVMAPSGLLGVPTPEGREGEQGTGGAASSKLQAPQNGPLVVAETEMPKLQIPRYGHVACVTSGRDVLVVGGRDGQAILNSVERLDEGEGRWVSLPALHFARAHHAGCAISGGRAVVLGGENDKGVLKSVELYHPVKRNWINLAPMQHQRHSFGAVAVGPSIFAIGGRDAAGEHGRVLKTVEGLTLPPMPSPTSVGSSSAPTSSPVSPVGLRSDATTHAAASGHTPQKGSAEPAGSALSAQQTSRLGSSGEEGGGGGLGGVAGAAEGWKTLPAMRQGRASFGVAQYRGMIFCAGGTNGVKPLSSVEMFNSLTNEWTDLPSLNEARIGATCFIWLQGSRRRPHLCVAGGRQSSLHPVFQSAEILDLEPFLPSSLSTAQAKEAYQQHTEESTGGSGRPKAETEKAAKERDEKSSWTLVNPMGVKLCWQHAGGVVARHWKDELLESPSPPLFALGRDAVAARPPPRARSSLGRRSLPHTLSGGAGSSGLLSSSSASFSLTRSSTFSSSPPLPPSRQPAIPRGVVAAAAKRFQSFTSGATSSSSSFSAMSPSSPLARARTSPREKAPAEKPETKRATDPASIAAPRAESPAACGLPPAQSEAKARGTPAGGAARHRGQEEEPETPEDRSGRSQAPTTRIRTLLSDDCLEANQMHRQDLQSEGDGLLGKEVLSRNLEEADKEHDFSGRNAETRQARTLRASSGSSVASGAASSAEGSPAPAAEKGPSKVQLLRQKIELQTAERHAAIAKQKSASRTTAGARQSEVLFDPLEWLES